AATAGCATTGTTCTCCATAAAACCCAAAACAACAAATTATTTTCTGTAAACTAAATATTAAATCAAATGTCAATATTGAGGTTTTTCAATCAAAAAAAGTAGGAATTAATGGGAAACAACATACAATTGATTTCCTTGCATATACCCAAAACAGCGGGAACTTCTTTTCGCAATACACTAAAGGATATTTACGGAGAAGAAGCAATAATCCAATTAGATATTCATCATAAAAATAATAACATAAAAATTAATGCCCAACGAGCCGACTCTGTAGAGTTGCGCAAAAAACATTTGGTCGTACATGGACATTTTTCACCTTTATCGTTAAAATCTACACTTACTATTACCCCTGATATACCTTACATTACTTGGTTACGCGATCCTGTAGATAGAGTAATCTCTAACTACTACTACTTGGAAAAACGATTGGAGGAAGAACTAATGGAAGAAGCAAAAGGTCTCAATATCTTGAGTAAAATGCAGCGCACACTCCTCGAATTTGCACACGCAGATAAAAATCGCAATCGAATAAGTAAATTTTTAGAAGGCATGTCTTTAGACCAGTTTT
This window of the Chitinophagales bacterium genome carries:
- a CDS encoding sulfotransferase family 2 domain-containing protein; protein product: MGNNIQLISLHIPKTAGTSFRNTLKDIYGEEAIIQLDIHHKNNNIKINAQRADSVELRKKHLVVHGHFSPLSLKSTLTITPDIPYITWLRDPVDRVISNYYYLEKRLEEELMEEAKGLNILSKMQRTLLEFAHADKNRNRISKFLEGMSLDQFLFVGITEHYSEDLKDLSELLGWKNFQEFHHNITGNSRKNVSQEDREIIRQLNLKDEELYAKALSMRLDRKSEAM